A DNA window from Onthophagus taurus isolate NC chromosome 1, IU_Otau_3.0, whole genome shotgun sequence contains the following coding sequences:
- the LOC111420125 gene encoding ras-specific guanine nucleotide-releasing factor RalGPS2-like isoform X3: MRDILHFIRQFAGCCDNSTASNSSHELKMLRYSGIPKDTSGDSLATVRISEDKEISISPCNPLDIDSTDLCTTVTNGCLKPPTNGTRKISTHSVSGGPGPPYSYYSYSNVPVHIKTQSLPNQFSKNYSCAVYDPMQISPEDFANQLTLLDLPIFLAIQPDELTSCGWNKKNKMTIAPNVVAFTRRFNHVSFWAVQEILSRSTPKQRADVLGHFIKIAKRLYDLNNLHSLFAIISALHSASVYRLSKTWSCLTKKEKQSFDKLSDVFSDSENWSNLRSHIESLKLPCIPYLGLYLTDLVYIDMAHPHSGGLESQQRSLKMNNILRIISNYQLSDYSHVSCVPHVKDYLNSIRYIEELQKFVEDDQYKLSLKLEPPSPIPSSSSCSSKESVIADGTAIASLNLSPAKISSGSLRLTTASTGNKFTPGHRKCRSLGTNIFSKTHHIVFDPKDLPKTLHLLDDSELEDANTSTSHSELPSPITDIPLQASRNTSEDSTLLTKQNEDSLSLQEPFCPMQGCIRRKTLLKHGKKPAVASWQRYWIQIWSSSLAYFSPKSFKGNQRSDFKSEPCKMVSLIGCQIFLSDNTLHPDLFQIVDQQKGNVYKFRSGSQGAAERWCKYLKMAASNEQTPLPTNLMSFE; this comes from the exons ATGCGGGACATTTTACACTTCATCCGCCAGTTCGCCGGTTGTTGCGACAATTCGACT GCATCAAATAGCAGCCATGAGTTGAAGATGCTACGTTACTCAGGAATTCCAAAAGATACATCTGGAGATAGTTTGGCCACTGTAAGAATATCGGAg gataaagaaatctcCATCTCTCCTTGTAACCCCTTAGATATTGACTCAACCGATTTATGTACAACAGTGACCAATGGCTGTCTTAAACCCCCAACGAACGGAACGCGAAAAATCTCCACTCACAGCGTTTCGGGTGGCCCAGGACCCCCTTATTCATATTATTCATACTC gaaTGTACCTGTTCATATCAAAACTCAAAGCTTGCCAAATCAATTCTCAAAAAACTACAGTTGCGCCGTATACGACCCAATGCAAATCTCACCAGAAGACTTCGCTAATCAGCTGACCCTTTTAGATCTTCCGATTTTCTTGGCGATTCAACCGGATGAATTAACTAGTTGCGGATGGAacaaaaagaacaaaatgacGATAGCTCCGAACGTGGTGGCGTTCACGAGACGGTTTAATCACGTCAGTTTTTGGGCCGTACAAGAAATACTTTCCCGCAGCACCCCGAAACAACGAGCGGACGTTCTCGGGCACTTTATAAAGATCGCCAAACGATTATACGATCTCAATAATTTGCACTCGTTATTCGCAATAATCTCAGCCTTACATAGTGCCTCGGTGTACAGGCTCTCGAAGACGTGGAGTTGCCTCacgaaaaaggaaaaacaatCGTTTGATAAACTCTCGGACGTCTTCTCCGATTCGGAGAATTGGTCGAATCTTCGAAGTCACATTGAAAGTTTGAAATTACCATGTATTCCGTACTTAGGTTTATATCTGACCGATTTAGTTTACATCGATATGGCGCATCCTCATTCGGGGGGGCTCGAATCTCAACAACGCAGTcttaaaatgaataatatactCCGTATTATATCTAATTACCAACTTTCCGATTATTCGCATGTTTCTTGTGTACCGCATGTTAAAGACTACCTCAATTCGATTCGATATATTGAAgaacttcaaaaatttgtgGAGGATGACCAATATAA aTTATCTTTGAAACTAGAACCTCCATCACCAATACCAAGTTCATCAAGTTGTAGTTCTAAAGAGTCAGTGATCGCGGACGGAACGGCAATCGCATCACTAAATTTATCACCAGCAAAAATCTCAAGCGGCTCTCTAAGACTTACCACAGCGTCAACAGGAAACAAATTTACTCCCGGACATCGAAAATGTCGTAGCTTAGGCACAAA CATTTTCAGTAAAACGCATCACATAGTCTTCGATCCAAAAGATTTACCGAAAACTTTACACCTCCTTGATGATTCCGAGTTGGAAGATGCCAATACAAGCACGTCACATAGCGAATTACCATCACCCATAACCGATATACCTCTCCAAGCCTCTCGAAATACATCTGAAGACTCCACTTTACTCACAAA ACAAAACGAAGATTCGTTGAGTCTCCAAGAACCTTTTTGTCCAATGCAGGGTTGTATAAGAAGAAAAACCCTTTTAAAACACGGAAAAAAGCCCGCGGTTGCGTCATGGCAACGATATTGGATACAAATCTGGTCGTCTTCTCTCGCTTATTTCTCCCCGAAATCGTTTAAAGGAAACCAAAGAAGCGATTTTAAGAGTGAACCTTGCAAAATGGTTTCGTTGATTGGttgtcaaatatttttaagcgATAACACGCTACATCCTGATCTATTCCAAATCGTAGACCAACAGAAAGGTAACGTGTACAAATTTCGATCTGGAAGTCAAGGAGCGGCTGAACGATGGTGCAAGTACCTTAAAATGGCTGCGAGTAACGAACAAACCCCTCTACCCACAAACTTAATGTCTTTTGAGTGA
- the LOC111420125 gene encoding ras-specific guanine nucleotide-releasing factor RalGPS2-like isoform X4, translated as MLRYSGIPKDTSGDSLATVRISEDKEISISPCNPLDIDSTDLCTTVTNGCLKPPTNGTRKISTHSVSGGPGPPYSYYSYSNVPVHIKTQSLPNQFSKNYSCAVYDPMQISPEDFANQLTLLDLPIFLAIQPDELTSCGWNKKNKMTIAPNVVAFTRRFNHVSFWAVQEILSRSTPKQRADVLGHFIKIAKRLYDLNNLHSLFAIISALHSASVYRLSKTWSCLTKKEKQSFDKLSDVFSDSENWSNLRSHIESLKLPCIPYLGLYLTDLVYIDMAHPHSGGLESQQRSLKMNNILRIISNYQLSDYSHVSCVPHVKDYLNSIRYIEELQKFVEDDQYKLSLKLEPPSPIPSSSSCSSKESVIADGTAIASLNLSPAKISSGSLRLTTASTGNKFTPGHRKCRSLGTKFRSASLPRNFHKQGCPVLGRNSVVATLGIFSKTHHIVFDPKDLPKTLHLLDDSELEDANTSTSHSELPSPITDIPLQASRNTSEDSTLLTKQNEDSLSLQEPFCPMQGCIRRKTLLKHGKKPAVASWQRYWIQIWSSSLAYFSPKSFKGNQRSDFKSEPCKMVSLIGCQIFLSDNTLHPDLFQIVDQQKGNVYKFRSGSQGAAERWCKYLKMAASNEQTPLPTNLMSFE; from the exons ATGCTACGTTACTCAGGAATTCCAAAAGATACATCTGGAGATAGTTTGGCCACTGTAAGAATATCGGAg gataaagaaatctcCATCTCTCCTTGTAACCCCTTAGATATTGACTCAACCGATTTATGTACAACAGTGACCAATGGCTGTCTTAAACCCCCAACGAACGGAACGCGAAAAATCTCCACTCACAGCGTTTCGGGTGGCCCAGGACCCCCTTATTCATATTATTCATACTC gaaTGTACCTGTTCATATCAAAACTCAAAGCTTGCCAAATCAATTCTCAAAAAACTACAGTTGCGCCGTATACGACCCAATGCAAATCTCACCAGAAGACTTCGCTAATCAGCTGACCCTTTTAGATCTTCCGATTTTCTTGGCGATTCAACCGGATGAATTAACTAGTTGCGGATGGAacaaaaagaacaaaatgacGATAGCTCCGAACGTGGTGGCGTTCACGAGACGGTTTAATCACGTCAGTTTTTGGGCCGTACAAGAAATACTTTCCCGCAGCACCCCGAAACAACGAGCGGACGTTCTCGGGCACTTTATAAAGATCGCCAAACGATTATACGATCTCAATAATTTGCACTCGTTATTCGCAATAATCTCAGCCTTACATAGTGCCTCGGTGTACAGGCTCTCGAAGACGTGGAGTTGCCTCacgaaaaaggaaaaacaatCGTTTGATAAACTCTCGGACGTCTTCTCCGATTCGGAGAATTGGTCGAATCTTCGAAGTCACATTGAAAGTTTGAAATTACCATGTATTCCGTACTTAGGTTTATATCTGACCGATTTAGTTTACATCGATATGGCGCATCCTCATTCGGGGGGGCTCGAATCTCAACAACGCAGTcttaaaatgaataatatactCCGTATTATATCTAATTACCAACTTTCCGATTATTCGCATGTTTCTTGTGTACCGCATGTTAAAGACTACCTCAATTCGATTCGATATATTGAAgaacttcaaaaatttgtgGAGGATGACCAATATAA aTTATCTTTGAAACTAGAACCTCCATCACCAATACCAAGTTCATCAAGTTGTAGTTCTAAAGAGTCAGTGATCGCGGACGGAACGGCAATCGCATCACTAAATTTATCACCAGCAAAAATCTCAAGCGGCTCTCTAAGACTTACCACAGCGTCAACAGGAAACAAATTTACTCCCGGACATCGAAAATGTCGTAGCTTAGGCACAAA ATTTCGTAGCGCGAGTCTTCCCCGCAATTTTCACAAACAGGGGTGCCCCGTTCTGGGGCGTAACTCTGTTGTTGCCACGTTGGG CATTTTCAGTAAAACGCATCACATAGTCTTCGATCCAAAAGATTTACCGAAAACTTTACACCTCCTTGATGATTCCGAGTTGGAAGATGCCAATACAAGCACGTCACATAGCGAATTACCATCACCCATAACCGATATACCTCTCCAAGCCTCTCGAAATACATCTGAAGACTCCACTTTACTCACAAA ACAAAACGAAGATTCGTTGAGTCTCCAAGAACCTTTTTGTCCAATGCAGGGTTGTATAAGAAGAAAAACCCTTTTAAAACACGGAAAAAAGCCCGCGGTTGCGTCATGGCAACGATATTGGATACAAATCTGGTCGTCTTCTCTCGCTTATTTCTCCCCGAAATCGTTTAAAGGAAACCAAAGAAGCGATTTTAAGAGTGAACCTTGCAAAATGGTTTCGTTGATTGGttgtcaaatatttttaagcgATAACACGCTACATCCTGATCTATTCCAAATCGTAGACCAACAGAAAGGTAACGTGTACAAATTTCGATCTGGAAGTCAAGGAGCGGCTGAACGATGGTGCAAGTACCTTAAAATGGCTGCGAGTAACGAACAAACCCCTCTACCCACAAACTTAATGTCTTTTGAGTGA
- the LOC111420125 gene encoding ras-specific guanine nucleotide-releasing factor RalGPS2-like isoform X1, translating into MRDILHFIRQFAGCCDNSTASNSSHELKMLRYSGIPKDTSGDSLATVRISEDKEISISPCNPLDIDSTDLCTTVTNGCLKPPTNGTRKISTHSVSGGPGPPYSYYSYSNVPVHIKTQSLPNQFSKNYSCAVYDPMQISPEDFANQLTLLDLPIFLAIQPDELTSCGWNKKNKMTIAPNVVAFTRRFNHVSFWAVQEILSRSTPKQRADVLGHFIKIAKRLYDLNNLHSLFAIISALHSASVYRLSKTWSCLTKKEKQSFDKLSDVFSDSENWSNLRSHIESLKLPCIPYLGLYLTDLVYIDMAHPHSGGLESQQRSLKMNNILRIISNYQLSDYSHVSCVPHVKDYLNSIRYIEELQKFVEDDQYKLSLKLEPPSPIPSSSSCSSKESVIADGTAIASLNLSPAKISSGSLRLTTASTGNKFTPGHRKCRSLGTKFRSASLPRNFHKQGCPVLGRNSVVATLGIFSKTHHIVFDPKDLPKTLHLLDDSELEDANTSTSHSELPSPITDIPLQASRNTSEDSTLLTKQNEDSLSLQEPFCPMQGCIRRKTLLKHGKKPAVASWQRYWIQIWSSSLAYFSPKSFKGNQRSDFKSEPCKMVSLIGCQIFLSDNTLHPDLFQIVDQQKGNVYKFRSGSQGAAERWCKYLKMAASNEQTPLPTNLMSFE; encoded by the exons ATGCGGGACATTTTACACTTCATCCGCCAGTTCGCCGGTTGTTGCGACAATTCGACT GCATCAAATAGCAGCCATGAGTTGAAGATGCTACGTTACTCAGGAATTCCAAAAGATACATCTGGAGATAGTTTGGCCACTGTAAGAATATCGGAg gataaagaaatctcCATCTCTCCTTGTAACCCCTTAGATATTGACTCAACCGATTTATGTACAACAGTGACCAATGGCTGTCTTAAACCCCCAACGAACGGAACGCGAAAAATCTCCACTCACAGCGTTTCGGGTGGCCCAGGACCCCCTTATTCATATTATTCATACTC gaaTGTACCTGTTCATATCAAAACTCAAAGCTTGCCAAATCAATTCTCAAAAAACTACAGTTGCGCCGTATACGACCCAATGCAAATCTCACCAGAAGACTTCGCTAATCAGCTGACCCTTTTAGATCTTCCGATTTTCTTGGCGATTCAACCGGATGAATTAACTAGTTGCGGATGGAacaaaaagaacaaaatgacGATAGCTCCGAACGTGGTGGCGTTCACGAGACGGTTTAATCACGTCAGTTTTTGGGCCGTACAAGAAATACTTTCCCGCAGCACCCCGAAACAACGAGCGGACGTTCTCGGGCACTTTATAAAGATCGCCAAACGATTATACGATCTCAATAATTTGCACTCGTTATTCGCAATAATCTCAGCCTTACATAGTGCCTCGGTGTACAGGCTCTCGAAGACGTGGAGTTGCCTCacgaaaaaggaaaaacaatCGTTTGATAAACTCTCGGACGTCTTCTCCGATTCGGAGAATTGGTCGAATCTTCGAAGTCACATTGAAAGTTTGAAATTACCATGTATTCCGTACTTAGGTTTATATCTGACCGATTTAGTTTACATCGATATGGCGCATCCTCATTCGGGGGGGCTCGAATCTCAACAACGCAGTcttaaaatgaataatatactCCGTATTATATCTAATTACCAACTTTCCGATTATTCGCATGTTTCTTGTGTACCGCATGTTAAAGACTACCTCAATTCGATTCGATATATTGAAgaacttcaaaaatttgtgGAGGATGACCAATATAA aTTATCTTTGAAACTAGAACCTCCATCACCAATACCAAGTTCATCAAGTTGTAGTTCTAAAGAGTCAGTGATCGCGGACGGAACGGCAATCGCATCACTAAATTTATCACCAGCAAAAATCTCAAGCGGCTCTCTAAGACTTACCACAGCGTCAACAGGAAACAAATTTACTCCCGGACATCGAAAATGTCGTAGCTTAGGCACAAA ATTTCGTAGCGCGAGTCTTCCCCGCAATTTTCACAAACAGGGGTGCCCCGTTCTGGGGCGTAACTCTGTTGTTGCCACGTTGGG CATTTTCAGTAAAACGCATCACATAGTCTTCGATCCAAAAGATTTACCGAAAACTTTACACCTCCTTGATGATTCCGAGTTGGAAGATGCCAATACAAGCACGTCACATAGCGAATTACCATCACCCATAACCGATATACCTCTCCAAGCCTCTCGAAATACATCTGAAGACTCCACTTTACTCACAAA ACAAAACGAAGATTCGTTGAGTCTCCAAGAACCTTTTTGTCCAATGCAGGGTTGTATAAGAAGAAAAACCCTTTTAAAACACGGAAAAAAGCCCGCGGTTGCGTCATGGCAACGATATTGGATACAAATCTGGTCGTCTTCTCTCGCTTATTTCTCCCCGAAATCGTTTAAAGGAAACCAAAGAAGCGATTTTAAGAGTGAACCTTGCAAAATGGTTTCGTTGATTGGttgtcaaatatttttaagcgATAACACGCTACATCCTGATCTATTCCAAATCGTAGACCAACAGAAAGGTAACGTGTACAAATTTCGATCTGGAAGTCAAGGAGCGGCTGAACGATGGTGCAAGTACCTTAAAATGGCTGCGAGTAACGAACAAACCCCTCTACCCACAAACTTAATGTCTTTTGAGTGA
- the LOC111420125 gene encoding ras-specific guanine nucleotide-releasing factor RalGPS2-like isoform X2 yields the protein MRDILHFIRQFAGCCDNSTASNSSHELKMLRYSGIPKDTSGDSLATDKEISISPCNPLDIDSTDLCTTVTNGCLKPPTNGTRKISTHSVSGGPGPPYSYYSYSNVPVHIKTQSLPNQFSKNYSCAVYDPMQISPEDFANQLTLLDLPIFLAIQPDELTSCGWNKKNKMTIAPNVVAFTRRFNHVSFWAVQEILSRSTPKQRADVLGHFIKIAKRLYDLNNLHSLFAIISALHSASVYRLSKTWSCLTKKEKQSFDKLSDVFSDSENWSNLRSHIESLKLPCIPYLGLYLTDLVYIDMAHPHSGGLESQQRSLKMNNILRIISNYQLSDYSHVSCVPHVKDYLNSIRYIEELQKFVEDDQYKLSLKLEPPSPIPSSSSCSSKESVIADGTAIASLNLSPAKISSGSLRLTTASTGNKFTPGHRKCRSLGTKFRSASLPRNFHKQGCPVLGRNSVVATLGIFSKTHHIVFDPKDLPKTLHLLDDSELEDANTSTSHSELPSPITDIPLQASRNTSEDSTLLTKQNEDSLSLQEPFCPMQGCIRRKTLLKHGKKPAVASWQRYWIQIWSSSLAYFSPKSFKGNQRSDFKSEPCKMVSLIGCQIFLSDNTLHPDLFQIVDQQKGNVYKFRSGSQGAAERWCKYLKMAASNEQTPLPTNLMSFE from the exons ATGCGGGACATTTTACACTTCATCCGCCAGTTCGCCGGTTGTTGCGACAATTCGACT GCATCAAATAGCAGCCATGAGTTGAAGATGCTACGTTACTCAGGAATTCCAAAAGATACATCTGGAGATAGTTTGGCCACT gataaagaaatctcCATCTCTCCTTGTAACCCCTTAGATATTGACTCAACCGATTTATGTACAACAGTGACCAATGGCTGTCTTAAACCCCCAACGAACGGAACGCGAAAAATCTCCACTCACAGCGTTTCGGGTGGCCCAGGACCCCCTTATTCATATTATTCATACTC gaaTGTACCTGTTCATATCAAAACTCAAAGCTTGCCAAATCAATTCTCAAAAAACTACAGTTGCGCCGTATACGACCCAATGCAAATCTCACCAGAAGACTTCGCTAATCAGCTGACCCTTTTAGATCTTCCGATTTTCTTGGCGATTCAACCGGATGAATTAACTAGTTGCGGATGGAacaaaaagaacaaaatgacGATAGCTCCGAACGTGGTGGCGTTCACGAGACGGTTTAATCACGTCAGTTTTTGGGCCGTACAAGAAATACTTTCCCGCAGCACCCCGAAACAACGAGCGGACGTTCTCGGGCACTTTATAAAGATCGCCAAACGATTATACGATCTCAATAATTTGCACTCGTTATTCGCAATAATCTCAGCCTTACATAGTGCCTCGGTGTACAGGCTCTCGAAGACGTGGAGTTGCCTCacgaaaaaggaaaaacaatCGTTTGATAAACTCTCGGACGTCTTCTCCGATTCGGAGAATTGGTCGAATCTTCGAAGTCACATTGAAAGTTTGAAATTACCATGTATTCCGTACTTAGGTTTATATCTGACCGATTTAGTTTACATCGATATGGCGCATCCTCATTCGGGGGGGCTCGAATCTCAACAACGCAGTcttaaaatgaataatatactCCGTATTATATCTAATTACCAACTTTCCGATTATTCGCATGTTTCTTGTGTACCGCATGTTAAAGACTACCTCAATTCGATTCGATATATTGAAgaacttcaaaaatttgtgGAGGATGACCAATATAA aTTATCTTTGAAACTAGAACCTCCATCACCAATACCAAGTTCATCAAGTTGTAGTTCTAAAGAGTCAGTGATCGCGGACGGAACGGCAATCGCATCACTAAATTTATCACCAGCAAAAATCTCAAGCGGCTCTCTAAGACTTACCACAGCGTCAACAGGAAACAAATTTACTCCCGGACATCGAAAATGTCGTAGCTTAGGCACAAA ATTTCGTAGCGCGAGTCTTCCCCGCAATTTTCACAAACAGGGGTGCCCCGTTCTGGGGCGTAACTCTGTTGTTGCCACGTTGGG CATTTTCAGTAAAACGCATCACATAGTCTTCGATCCAAAAGATTTACCGAAAACTTTACACCTCCTTGATGATTCCGAGTTGGAAGATGCCAATACAAGCACGTCACATAGCGAATTACCATCACCCATAACCGATATACCTCTCCAAGCCTCTCGAAATACATCTGAAGACTCCACTTTACTCACAAA ACAAAACGAAGATTCGTTGAGTCTCCAAGAACCTTTTTGTCCAATGCAGGGTTGTATAAGAAGAAAAACCCTTTTAAAACACGGAAAAAAGCCCGCGGTTGCGTCATGGCAACGATATTGGATACAAATCTGGTCGTCTTCTCTCGCTTATTTCTCCCCGAAATCGTTTAAAGGAAACCAAAGAAGCGATTTTAAGAGTGAACCTTGCAAAATGGTTTCGTTGATTGGttgtcaaatatttttaagcgATAACACGCTACATCCTGATCTATTCCAAATCGTAGACCAACAGAAAGGTAACGTGTACAAATTTCGATCTGGAAGTCAAGGAGCGGCTGAACGATGGTGCAAGTACCTTAAAATGGCTGCGAGTAACGAACAAACCCCTCTACCCACAAACTTAATGTCTTTTGAGTGA